In Pseudoduganella albidiflava, a single window of DNA contains:
- a CDS encoding transglutaminase family protein, giving the protein MISLLLDGDLGEVCARYRVVHETRYRYQSTVTLSQQYLHLTPRSFAYQQTESHQIWLDRGVDDARDGTDYFGNCTRHVSLTVPHDSLLVHAESTVALFARPTLADIGGTLPWEGTRDMMAKEKSAATLEACRYLYGSPHVYMFPELEAYARESYTPCRPQLDAALELTHRIFEDFEFDARATEISTPLEQVLRGRRGVCQDFAQLMIGCLRSLGLPARYISGYILTHPPEGKPRLVGADASHAWVSVFCPSIGWVDFDPTNRCLVGHEHITLGWGRDFSDVTPMRGIVLGGGGQVLDVEVTVTPLEVVD; this is encoded by the coding sequence ATGATTTCTTTGCTACTTGACGGCGACCTCGGTGAGGTTTGCGCGCGGTACCGGGTGGTGCATGAGACGCGGTATCGGTACCAGAGCACGGTGACCTTGTCGCAGCAGTACCTGCATCTGACGCCGCGCTCGTTTGCTTACCAGCAGACCGAGTCGCACCAGATCTGGCTGGACCGGGGCGTGGACGATGCGCGCGATGGGACCGATTATTTCGGGAACTGCACGCGGCATGTTTCGCTGACCGTGCCGCATGACAGTTTGCTGGTGCATGCCGAGTCGACGGTGGCGCTGTTTGCGCGCCCTACCCTGGCCGATATTGGTGGCACGCTGCCCTGGGAAGGGACGCGGGACATGATGGCCAAGGAGAAGAGTGCCGCGACGCTGGAGGCTTGCCGGTATCTGTATGGGTCGCCGCATGTTTACATGTTCCCGGAGTTGGAAGCCTATGCGCGGGAAAGTTATACGCCTTGCCGGCCGCAGTTGGATGCCGCGCTGGAGCTGACGCATCGGATTTTCGAGGACTTCGAGTTCGATGCGCGGGCGACGGAGATTTCAACGCCTTTGGAACAAGTGCTGCGGGGGCGGCGTGGGGTTTGCCAGGATTTTGCTCAGTTGATGATTGGCTGCTTGCGCAGCCTTGGGCTGCCGGCTCGTTATATCAGTGGGTATATCTTGACGCATCCGCCGGAGGGGAAGCCTCGGCTCGTCGGCGCTGATGCTTCGCATGCCTGGGTTTCGGTATTTTGCCCTTCCATCGGGTGGGTGGATTTTGATCCGACCAATCGGTGCCTTGTGGGGCATGAGCACATCACGCTCGGGTGGGGAAGGGATTTTAGTGATGTGACGCCGATGCGGGGGATTGTGTTGGGGGGTGGGGGGCAGGTGCTGGATGTGGAGGTGACGGTGACGCCATTGGAGGTGGTGGACTAG
- a CDS encoding DUF6708 domain-containing protein: protein MDDRIFSAKIGAPVPDWDLEHRLSTIDWVGPDCQDGATTYRINSTFIEATEQCHMVRHWYAGGIIIAFVMMLAAAFTFCAMVVVSINRGFPLADRVGLLLPLTLVVGLLYCLSRYGKEEFFARTRYPIRFNRKSKRLYALIREEGGRSRALSEDKVEEIEWDERSIFCIHREYDGVYHYWIRYYKLDEFGNVQKAVAIGRDWDGVDGLQELLSQWNYWCWFMNRGPEGLPCPGIFLPEKENVFEAFLCCMYGMAFRLRPALRVVGFPMFATLACFRIISMWTCSPPRWPSDVLDSCLVQAGDPFDEPKSFTPVGWHKTILAIENKTYPELQCVKIDDWKGEPDGRKNAILWAEDKVVRNRKFEGAACK from the coding sequence ATGGATGACCGAATATTCAGCGCTAAAATTGGCGCCCCAGTTCCCGATTGGGATTTGGAACATCGTCTTTCAACCATAGATTGGGTCGGCCCGGACTGCCAAGATGGAGCTACGACCTACCGCATTAACTCTACTTTTATCGAGGCAACCGAACAATGTCATATGGTTCGGCACTGGTATGCAGGCGGGATAATAATTGCGTTTGTCATGATGCTGGCGGCAGCCTTCACGTTCTGCGCCATGGTGGTGGTTAGCATAAATAGAGGTTTCCCATTGGCTGATAGAGTGGGATTGCTGCTTCCCCTCACTTTGGTGGTGGGGCTTTTGTACTGTTTATCTCGTTATGGGAAGGAGGAATTTTTTGCGCGGACTAGATATCCAATACGATTCAATCGTAAATCAAAGCGGCTATATGCGTTAATCCGAGAGGAGGGGGGGCGAAGCAGAGCATTGAGCGAAGATAAAGTAGAGGAAATAGAGTGGGATGAACGGTCAATTTTCTGCATCCATCGGGAATATGATGGTGTTTACCACTACTGGATAAGATACTATAAGCTCGATGAATTTGGAAATGTCCAAAAAGCGGTGGCGATCGGCCGGGACTGGGATGGCGTAGATGGATTGCAAGAGTTGTTATCGCAGTGGAATTACTGGTGCTGGTTCATGAACCGGGGGCCAGAGGGCTTGCCATGCCCTGGTATTTTTCTGCCGGAAAAGGAAAATGTATTTGAGGCATTTCTATGTTGCATGTATGGTATGGCCTTTCGGTTGAGGCCTGCGCTCCGCGTAGTCGGCTTCCCAATGTTCGCTACGCTAGCCTGTTTCCGCATAATATCGATGTGGACTTGTAGCCCGCCAAGGTGGCCATCTGATGTACTGGATAGCTGTCTCGTTCAAGCTGGTGATCCTTTTGACGAGCCAAAAAGTTTTACTCCGGTAGGTTGGCATAAAACCATTTTGGCAATTGAGAACAAAACATATCCTGAACTTCAGTGTGTGAAGATTGACGACTGGAAAGGAGAGCCTGATGGTCGAAAGAACGCTATTCTTTGGGCTGAGGATAAGGTAGTCAGAAACAGAAAATTCGAAGGCGCGGCCTGCAAGTGA
- a CDS encoding T6SS effector BTH_I2691 family protein yields MTNINCSYCGRKGLLLYPVRYAVACPNGQKDVPGLSGNFKIIGAPQNAAPAKYTLRALRPGYLYTYEEKLKRLKAYIVLPQGALWEFPVEYVPIVNPYSMNGCCLDRVSAALSYCIDVDPLSCEMMGNIWIGWSSSIWTKKSVNKVSDGNWRKKHMQSIDIQEMLVGSAPHAGNFKEVSKNVPQFSAEDTELKKAFDFSSILASHDISIKEHYTALERVMEERCPYGGFIVAVNDPVGITNDLSELTSPTHHAGFDEEIFRGHMCGQLIRSVENAIRNDARDEFKKDILFRRVLENDPEAVTGDSIRYLWNVVKAGGVNKYSAQQKAEKKKYGDSQKGKMKAAEERAWREFTSHGDGESFLDAERIRSFPSRYVDAAKKYEPTSLTLANLHCSWLKSLQLSNWMSGVHDPEDIRSGSAYRESLAQCIGNGITTSACQEKLEEWLTSGDISSSGNLFARALLFNQEELIDAAMIDIRGSDFKPKYLLSLYKQVLGRIPKHEANRLVDRLVLTTAGFLARALGQARSIAMRNLVTAGLVLHGKTMIKPSGLTREQLSHWILDSAKAQGVQLQQLSFESNINAQREAKRVLPRYPAAPVVCAFELDVENLKLERKIDTGILKTVKIPDLELVKNWFQNGDVNAGSVGVVLQLLALYYINEDRMRADEVDRNTQNMKVAVASLAVGAAALEAAATALQKLPDNPLSKFIVNQWKFSTNGISYGIQTGKFFGALASGLSALFDFKNAYGAFNDGDIVLMNLYIVNASLAIGLAIAGFKWTAVIYWPLFIAAFCLTIFISTIRPPAIKKWLARSYFSISNASDSEGRYSSIDEELEAFNGAIGV; encoded by the coding sequence ATGACCAACATTAATTGTAGTTACTGCGGTCGAAAAGGACTTCTCTTGTATCCCGTAAGATATGCTGTGGCTTGTCCAAACGGCCAGAAAGATGTACCTGGACTTTCTGGAAATTTTAAAATCATTGGCGCGCCTCAAAATGCTGCACCTGCGAAATATACACTTCGAGCTTTGCGGCCAGGCTATCTCTATACGTATGAGGAAAAACTAAAGCGGCTCAAGGCATACATCGTTTTGCCGCAAGGTGCACTTTGGGAGTTTCCTGTCGAGTATGTGCCAATAGTGAATCCATATAGCATGAATGGTTGCTGTCTCGATCGCGTGAGCGCTGCACTTTCCTACTGCATTGATGTTGATCCTTTGTCATGTGAAATGATGGGGAATATCTGGATTGGTTGGTCCAGTTCTATATGGACAAAAAAATCCGTCAACAAAGTTAGTGACGGAAACTGGAGAAAAAAGCACATGCAAAGCATAGACATCCAGGAAATGCTAGTTGGTTCGGCACCACACGCGGGGAATTTTAAGGAAGTCAGTAAAAATGTTCCACAATTTTCAGCGGAGGACACTGAATTAAAAAAAGCCTTCGACTTTAGTAGTATTCTAGCATCACATGATATTTCCATTAAAGAGCACTATACGGCGCTTGAACGCGTAATGGAAGAGCGTTGCCCCTATGGTGGTTTTATTGTCGCAGTGAATGACCCTGTGGGAATTACAAACGACCTAAGCGAGCTGACTTCGCCAACCCATCACGCAGGATTCGATGAAGAAATTTTTCGCGGCCATATGTGTGGCCAGCTAATACGCTCTGTCGAAAATGCTATCCGCAACGACGCACGGGATGAATTTAAGAAGGATATTCTTTTTCGTCGTGTTCTTGAAAACGATCCCGAAGCGGTAACGGGAGATTCGATTCGGTATCTATGGAATGTAGTCAAAGCTGGAGGTGTCAATAAATATTCGGCCCAGCAAAAAGCGGAAAAGAAGAAATACGGCGATAGCCAGAAGGGAAAAATGAAGGCCGCTGAAGAGCGTGCATGGCGAGAATTTACAAGTCATGGAGATGGGGAAAGTTTTCTGGATGCTGAGCGTATTCGATCATTCCCATCGCGTTACGTTGACGCAGCGAAAAAATATGAGCCAACTTCATTGACTCTTGCAAATTTGCACTGTTCTTGGCTTAAGAGTCTCCAGCTCAGCAACTGGATGAGTGGTGTGCACGATCCTGAAGACATCCGTAGTGGATCTGCTTACAGGGAATCTCTAGCCCAATGCATAGGAAACGGAATCACCACCAGCGCATGTCAAGAGAAGCTTGAAGAGTGGTTAACATCGGGCGATATATCGAGTTCAGGCAACTTATTTGCACGCGCACTACTCTTCAATCAAGAGGAGTTAATCGACGCCGCAATGATTGATATACGTGGCTCTGATTTTAAGCCGAAGTACCTTCTCAGTTTATATAAGCAAGTACTAGGCCGTATTCCAAAACATGAGGCCAATCGTCTGGTAGATCGCTTGGTGCTAACGACAGCAGGCTTTCTCGCAAGGGCCCTTGGTCAAGCGCGTAGCATAGCTATGCGCAACTTAGTGACTGCGGGTTTGGTTCTGCACGGAAAAACTATGATTAAGCCAAGTGGCTTGACCAGAGAGCAATTGTCGCACTGGATTTTGGATAGCGCAAAGGCGCAAGGAGTTCAGCTACAGCAGCTATCATTCGAAAGCAATATTAATGCTCAGAGAGAAGCAAAGCGAGTACTGCCCAGATACCCAGCTGCACCTGTCGTATGTGCGTTTGAACTTGATGTTGAGAACCTTAAACTAGAGAGAAAAATAGACACGGGTATCTTGAAGACTGTAAAAATTCCCGACCTTGAGTTGGTGAAAAATTGGTTTCAGAATGGAGATGTCAACGCCGGTTCGGTGGGGGTGGTCTTGCAATTGCTAGCACTCTACTATATCAATGAAGATCGGATGCGCGCGGATGAGGTCGATCGGAATACCCAGAACATGAAGGTCGCCGTAGCATCTCTGGCAGTTGGAGCTGCGGCTCTAGAGGCCGCTGCTACTGCACTTCAGAAGCTTCCTGATAATCCATTATCAAAATTTATCGTCAATCAATGGAAGTTTAGCACAAATGGTATTAGTTACGGGATTCAAACAGGAAAGTTCTTCGGAGCATTGGCTAGTGGCCTGAGTGCGCTTTTTGATTTCAAAAATGCATATGGGGCTTTTAATGATGGTGATATTGTTTTGATGAACTTATACATTGTCAACGCGAGCTTGGCAATTGGATTGGCAATCGCTGGATTCAAATGGACCGCAGTAATCTATTGGCCTCTTTTCATCGCTGCATTCTGTTTGACTATCTTTATATCTACAATACGGCCTCCAGCAATAAAGAAATGGCTGGCTCGGAGTTATTTTTCCATTTCGAATGCAAGCGATTCGGAAGGGCGGTATTCTTCTATTGACGAGGAGTTGGAGGCCTTTAATGGAGCGATAGGAGTCTAG
- a CDS encoding type VI secretion system baseplate subunit TssF: MENILSYYERELAIQRAKVREFVERYPKPGELFSLLGERSSDAGVERLLQVAALLSARIDRKLERAHEPFTNDLRGILAPFYPRNIPSCSVAQVDYAGGRAIDTIQHDTELQAKAAPGFGFRTIYDAAVSPSRSPSGSWRAPKRQPSSVCLSASDARSRSWSTPRSQRSLSKKRPVHPSAYSSMPMAPHAALQYAMFVPTVCTCVQSEQQWPQLQALRCAQVGFVKEEAFLLTPRLQEESLRLLMEYFAFPHKLNVTDIDLKAVLAACPAGTWRLALHLLQLHMHATAMPQLLRTLPATALRLGCAPVVNMFSRATMPIRLRKVRGAYPASIQPTSGAKAILYSIDAMKLKQGADDGSTAIDMNWFYIKRYETQPCWTFELANPTVGNSDTVSFVNRVYEPLKLGEGTVPAQVTCTNGNAPCSMSIGCGDGDMAGQSVIGGTPIRMLCEPSMPLLIADEAEVQVRERVFAHYLVAALPAAINIVNDRGKSRTVC, translated from the coding sequence ATGGAAAATATTCTCAGTTACTACGAACGCGAACTCGCCATACAGCGTGCCAAGGTACGCGAGTTTGTCGAACGCTATCCGAAACCGGGCGAGCTGTTCAGCCTTCTAGGCGAGCGAAGCTCGGACGCTGGCGTTGAGCGTCTCCTGCAGGTTGCGGCCCTGCTGTCCGCGCGCATCGACCGCAAATTGGAACGCGCGCACGAACCGTTCACGAATGACCTGCGTGGCATTTTGGCCCCGTTCTACCCGCGCAACATACCCTCATGTTCGGTAGCGCAAGTGGACTACGCTGGCGGCCGGGCCATCGACACCATCCAGCACGATACCGAGCTGCAAGCAAAGGCAGCGCCGGGGTTCGGTTTCCGCACCATCTACGATGCCGCAGTCTCCCCGTCGCGCTCGCCGTCCGGTTCTTGGCGCGCGCCGAAGCGCCAGCCAAGCTCGGTTTGCCTGTCGGCATCGGATGCACGCTCGCGATCATGGTCCACACCACGGAGCCAGCGATCGCTCTCGAAGAAGCGGCCGGTTCACCCATCCGCGTATTCATCGATGCCGATGGCTCCGCACGCGGCGCTGCAGTATGCGATGTTCGTGCCCACGGTGTGCACGTGCGTGCAGTCGGAACAGCAATGGCCTCAACTGCAGGCGCTGCGCTGTGCGCAGGTGGGCTTTGTCAAGGAAGAAGCCTTCCTGCTCACGCCGAGGCTCCAGGAGGAAAGTCTGCGCCTGCTGATGGAGTACTTTGCGTTCCCGCATAAACTCAACGTCACTGATATCGACCTGAAGGCGGTGCTCGCCGCGTGCCCCGCCGGCACGTGGCGGCTGGCGCTACACCTGCTCCAGCTGCACATGCACGCCACGGCGATGCCACAGTTGCTGCGCACTTTGCCTGCAACGGCGCTGCGGCTGGGCTGTGCACCCGTGGTCAACATGTTCTCGCGTGCGACGATGCCGATCCGGCTCCGCAAAGTACGCGGTGCCTACCCGGCGTCGATACAACCAACTAGCGGCGCGAAAGCCATCTTGTACAGCATCGACGCGATGAAGCTGAAGCAGGGCGCGGACGACGGCAGCACGGCCATCGATATGAACTGGTTCTACATCAAGCGGTACGAAACGCAGCCTTGCTGGACGTTCGAACTCGCCAATCCGACCGTGGGGAACAGCGATACGGTTTCGTTCGTCAACCGGGTGTACGAGCCGCTCAAGCTGGGCGAAGGCACAGTGCCCGCGCAAGTTACCTGCACAAATGGCAACGCGCCTTGCTCTATGTCGATTGGCTGTGGGGATGGCGACATGGCCGGACAATCTGTTATCGGCGGCACGCCTATCCGCATGTTGTGCGAGCCGTCTATGCCGCTCCTCATCGCGGACGAAGCGGAAGTGCAAGTGAGGGAACGCGTGTTCGCCCACTACCTTGTCGCCGCGCTGCCCGCCGCGATCAACATCGTTAACGACCGCGGCAAGTCGCGAACCGTGTGCTGA
- a CDS encoding alpha-E domain-containing protein, translating into MVSPNEPGLARRQQHLVRIASQLHERLVDNWRALNRMVRPAARPGARPSQSEVMTILDDAASALVTLAGFALDGMTRDLGWRFMSIGRRLERLQFQSVVLQRALAMDENGNLEWLLELSDSIITYRARYRAQPEWLPVLDLLLRDGTNPRSILFQMDGILGALRKIAQTHGACGVELLEPLREEVLVLEPDADLNYANAHLSDLLNRIQVASAALSEQISVQFFSYTDGQQRSRRS; encoded by the coding sequence GTGGTATCGCCCAACGAGCCCGGCCTGGCCCGGCGGCAGCAGCACCTGGTGCGCATCGCCAGTCAGCTGCACGAGCGCTTGGTCGACAACTGGCGCGCGCTGAACCGCATGGTGCGGCCCGCCGCCCGGCCCGGCGCGCGGCCATCGCAGTCGGAGGTGATGACGATCCTCGACGACGCCGCCTCCGCGCTGGTGACGCTGGCCGGCTTCGCACTCGACGGCATGACGCGCGACCTCGGCTGGCGCTTCATGTCGATCGGCCGCCGCCTGGAGCGGCTGCAGTTCCAGAGCGTGGTGCTGCAGCGCGCGCTGGCGATGGATGAAAACGGCAACCTGGAATGGCTGCTCGAACTGTCCGACAGCATCATTACTTATCGGGCCCGCTACCGCGCCCAGCCCGAGTGGCTGCCGGTGCTCGACCTGCTGCTGCGCGACGGCACCAACCCGCGCTCGATCCTGTTCCAGATGGACGGCATCCTGGGGGCATTGAGGAAGATCGCCCAGACCCACGGGGCCTGCGGCGTGGAGTTGCTGGAACCGTTGCGGGAGGAAGTGCTGGTGCTCGAACCGGATGCCGACCTCAATTACGCCAATGCGCATTTGAGCGACCTGCTCAATCGCATCCAGGTAGCCAGTGCGGCGTTGTCGGAGCAGATCAGCGTGCAGTTCTTCAGTTATACGGATGGGCAGCAGAGGAGCCGGAGATCATGA
- a CDS encoding transglutaminase family protein: MSSLLTFGSDAEVCARYRVVHETRYRYQSTVTLSQQYLHLTPRSFGYQQTESHQIWLDRAVDDARDGTDYFGNCTRHVSLTVPHDSLLVHTESTVALFARPTLADIGGTLPWKGTRDMMAKEKSAATLEACRYRYSSPHVYSFPELEAYARESYTPCRPQLDAALELTHRIFEDFEFAARATEISTPLEQGAAGAAWGLPGFCSADDRLLAQPRAAGSVYILTHPPEGKPRLVGADASHAWVSVFCPSIGWVDFDPTNRCLVGHEHITLGWGRDLVM, translated from the coding sequence ATGAGTTCTTTGCTTACTTTTGGATCTGACGCTGAAGTCTGCGCGCGGTATCGGGTGGTGCATGAGACGCGGTATCGGTATCAGAGCACGGTGACGTTGTCGCAGCAGTACCTGCACCTGACGCCGCGCTCGTTTGGTTACCAGCAGACCGAGTCGCACCAGATCTGGCTGGACCGGGCTGTCGACGATGCACGCGATGGGACCGATTATTTTGGCAACTGCACGCGGCATGTTTCGCTGACGGTGCCGCATGACAGTTTGCTGGTGCATACCGAGTCGACTGTCGCGCTGTTTGCGCGCCCTACCCTGGCGGATATTGGTGGCACGCTGCCCTGGAAGGGGACGCGGGACATGATGGCCAAGGAGAAGAGTGCCGCGACTTTGGAGGCTTGCCGGTATCGGTATTCGTCGCCGCACGTTTATTCGTTCCCGGAGTTGGAAGCTTATGCGAGGGAGAGCTACACGCCTTGCCGGCCGCAGCTGGATGCGGCGCTGGAGCTGACGCACCGGATTTTCGAGGATTTCGAGTTCGCTGCGCGGGCGACGGAGATTTCGACGCCTTTAGAACAGGGTGCTGCGGGGGCGGCGTGGGGTTTGCCAGGATTTTGCTCAGCTGATGATCGGCTGCTTGCGCAGCCTCGGGCTGCCGGCTCGGTATATATCTTGACGCATCCGCCGGAGGGGAAGCCAAGGCTGGTGGGGGCGGATGCTTCGCATGCTTGGGTTTCGGTGTTTTGTCCTTCCATCGGCTGGGTGGATTTTGATCCGACCAATCGGTGCCTTGTGGGGCATGAGCACATCACCCTCGGCTGGGGACGGGATTTAGTGATGTGA
- a CDS encoding IS256 family transposase, with protein MTTKKPKKQKAPYLFPVELIDQLLAQVENKDAESILGENGLAGQLKKMLAERMLSAELSHHLASESESSKNHRNGSSPKKVLTPGGELNLDIPRDRLSSFEPKLVAKHQRRMAGFDDHVISMYARGMSVREIQAHLLELYGTEVSHDLISTITDEVLEEVTQWQQRPLEAMYPIVYFDALRLKIRDEGTVKNKAVYLALGICADGRKEVLGLWIEQTEGAKFWLKVFNELKNRGLEDILIAVVDGLRGFPEAIEAVYPQAQIQTCIVHLIRNSTTLASWKDRKELAASLKPVYQAVNAEAAEAALDAFAAGPWGIKFPTVAAMWRRQWQQVIPFFAYPPEVRKIIYTTNAIESLHMRLRKIVKNRGHFPSDDAATKLLFLALRNIEKDWKMAPRTWKLAANQFAIMFGERFTNAIT; from the coding sequence ATGACCACCAAGAAGCCCAAGAAACAGAAAGCACCATATCTGTTCCCCGTCGAGTTGATCGACCAGTTGCTTGCCCAGGTTGAGAACAAGGACGCTGAGTCGATCCTTGGCGAAAACGGCTTGGCCGGGCAGCTCAAGAAGATGCTGGCCGAGCGCATGCTGTCTGCCGAGTTGAGCCATCATCTGGCGAGCGAGAGCGAAAGCAGCAAAAACCACCGCAACGGCAGCAGCCCGAAAAAGGTGCTTACGCCCGGCGGCGAGCTTAATCTGGACATCCCGCGTGATCGCCTGTCGAGCTTTGAGCCAAAGCTGGTGGCCAAGCACCAGCGACGCATGGCGGGCTTTGACGACCACGTCATCAGCATGTACGCGCGCGGCATGAGCGTGCGGGAGATCCAGGCACATCTGCTCGAGTTGTACGGCACCGAGGTGTCTCACGATCTGATTTCAACCATCACCGACGAGGTGCTCGAGGAGGTCACGCAGTGGCAGCAGCGGCCGCTCGAAGCGATGTACCCGATCGTCTACTTCGACGCCTTGCGCCTGAAAATTCGTGACGAAGGCACGGTAAAGAACAAAGCCGTGTATCTGGCACTGGGCATTTGCGCCGACGGCCGCAAGGAAGTTTTGGGCCTGTGGATAGAGCAAACCGAAGGAGCCAAGTTCTGGCTGAAGGTCTTCAACGAATTGAAAAATCGTGGCCTGGAAGACATCCTGATCGCCGTCGTCGACGGCTTGCGCGGCTTTCCCGAGGCCATCGAGGCCGTATATCCGCAAGCGCAGATCCAGACATGCATCGTGCATCTGATCCGCAACTCGACGACCCTGGCCAGCTGGAAGGACCGCAAAGAGCTTGCAGCGTCTCTTAAGCCTGTCTATCAGGCAGTCAACGCCGAGGCAGCCGAAGCTGCGCTGGACGCGTTTGCGGCCGGTCCATGGGGCATCAAATTCCCGACAGTGGCAGCGATGTGGCGACGCCAGTGGCAGCAGGTGATTCCGTTCTTCGCATACCCGCCAGAGGTGCGCAAAATCATCTACACCACAAATGCTATTGAGAGCTTGCATATGCGCCTTCGGAAGATCGTCAAGAACCGCGGTCATTTTCCGAGCGATGACGCCGCGACCAAACTCCTATTCCTGGCCTTGCGCAATATTGAGAAAGACTGGAAGATGGCGCCGCGTACCTGGAAGCTCGCTGCCAATCAGTTCGCCATCATGTTCGGCGAGCGATTCACCAACGCGATTACCTAA
- a CDS encoding sensor histidine kinase, with protein MDADQYDETERLAILDSYDILDTPAEQAFDDVVKLASQLLDAPIAAVNLIAKDRQWFKSEVGLGTREMPLDDSICKFALLEAEQMIVPDTREDARFARNPLVTGEPGLRFYAGQLLKTKAGIPLGTLCVLDLEPRPHGLTPQQQFVLATLAQQIMSQIELRKVVKDQAVLIARQAQIQRELRESQLRSLEVSHQAEAERRRTDALLEAAPVGIVIADANGVIVKMNAENRRMLGVDPEATDLGPGQPWRGWWADGSARHGQPLAAHEWSLARALLGEESPRQVIEIAPFDAATPRRTVLNSGRPVRDETGAIIGAVIAQMDITDRVDAESALRTADQKKDEFLAMLAHELRNPLAPIMSASAILSNFHFDEGVVRRTGAIIARQAGHMTSLINDLLDVSRVTRGKVELDTAELNIKDVIADAIEQVRPLVTRHQHHLDVLLAPVQVMVKGDRKRLVQVFANLLGNAAKYTPDGGRIELLLEARARTVMVSIRDNGVGMSSELIDSAFDLFSQGVQGLDRSQGGLGIGLALARSLVHLHGGVVNAKSDGAGMGCQLEVTLPRVGAAAYGG; from the coding sequence GTGGACGCTGACCAGTACGACGAAACCGAGCGTCTTGCCATACTCGATTCCTACGACATCCTCGACACACCTGCGGAGCAGGCCTTCGACGACGTCGTCAAGCTCGCCAGCCAGCTGCTCGATGCGCCGATCGCCGCCGTCAACCTGATTGCCAAGGATCGGCAGTGGTTTAAGTCGGAAGTGGGCCTCGGCACCCGCGAGATGCCGCTCGACGATTCGATCTGCAAGTTCGCATTGCTGGAGGCCGAGCAGATGATCGTGCCCGATACGCGGGAGGATGCGCGCTTCGCCCGCAATCCCTTGGTGACCGGCGAGCCGGGCTTGCGGTTCTACGCCGGCCAGTTGTTGAAAACCAAGGCGGGCATCCCGTTGGGTACCTTGTGCGTGCTCGACCTGGAACCGCGGCCGCATGGCTTGACGCCGCAGCAGCAGTTCGTGCTGGCCACGCTCGCCCAGCAGATCATGAGCCAGATCGAGTTGCGCAAGGTGGTGAAGGACCAGGCGGTGCTGATCGCCCGGCAGGCACAGATCCAGCGCGAACTGCGCGAGAGCCAGCTGCGTTCCCTGGAGGTGTCCCACCAGGCCGAAGCCGAGCGCAGGCGCACCGACGCGCTGCTGGAGGCCGCGCCCGTCGGCATTGTCATCGCCGATGCCAACGGCGTGATCGTCAAGATGAACGCGGAGAATCGCAGGATGCTGGGAGTGGACCCCGAGGCCACCGACCTCGGGCCGGGTCAGCCATGGCGGGGCTGGTGGGCCGATGGCTCGGCACGGCACGGACAGCCGCTTGCGGCACATGAATGGTCGCTGGCGCGGGCCCTGCTTGGCGAGGAATCGCCCCGCCAGGTGATCGAGATCGCACCATTCGATGCGGCCACGCCCCGCCGCACCGTGCTCAATTCTGGCCGCCCGGTGCGCGACGAGACCGGCGCGATCATCGGCGCCGTCATCGCGCAGATGGATATCACGGACCGTGTCGACGCCGAGAGCGCGCTGCGCACGGCGGACCAGAAGAAAGACGAGTTTCTTGCCATGCTCGCGCATGAGCTCCGGAACCCGCTCGCACCGATCATGTCGGCATCCGCCATCCTGTCCAACTTCCACTTCGACGAGGGCGTCGTGCGGCGTACCGGTGCGATCATCGCCAGGCAGGCCGGGCACATGACCTCGCTGATCAACGACCTGCTCGACGTTTCACGGGTCACGCGCGGCAAGGTGGAACTGGACACCGCGGAACTGAACATCAAGGACGTGATCGCCGACGCCATAGAACAGGTGCGGCCACTCGTCACACGCCACCAGCATCACCTGGATGTGCTGCTCGCGCCTGTGCAGGTGATGGTGAAGGGGGACCGCAAGCGCCTGGTGCAAGTGTTCGCGAACCTGCTCGGGAATGCGGCGAAGTACACGCCGGATGGCGGGCGGATCGAACTGCTTCTCGAGGCGCGGGCCAGGACGGTGATGGTCTCGATCCGGGATAACGGCGTTGGGATGTCCTCAGAACTGATCGATAGTGCGTTTGATCTTTTCTCACAGGGCGTGCAGGGGCTGGATCGGAGCCAGGGTGGGCTGGGGATTGGGCTGGCGCTGGCCAGGAGTCTGGTGCATCTGCATGGCGGGGTGGTCAATGCGAAAAGCGATGGGGCGGGGATGGGGTGTCAGTTGGAGGTGACGTTGCCGCGGGTTGGGGCGGCCGCGTACGGGGGCTGA